Proteins from one Doryrhamphus excisus isolate RoL2022-K1 chromosome 19, RoL_Dexc_1.0, whole genome shotgun sequence genomic window:
- the tmem18 gene encoding transmembrane protein 18, producing MHATAKFLVRMATQKPVNVSAVPIDGFSNLRITSIWTFLMSVQWSEPWLIAGLVFHIVCLSLTVLTCKYYRAQICHFLLIVGLVYSAEYLNELAAMNWRSFSQFQYFDSKGMFISLVFSIPLLFNAIIIVTVWLYKTFSTMAELKTLQLKQKARRQDRTKTD from the exons ATGCATGCTACAGCTAAGTTTTTGGTGAGGATGGCGACCCAAAAACCTGTCAACGTCAGTGCTGTGCCTATCGATGGTTTCAGCAATTTAAGAATTACATCAATATGGACTTTTCTCATGTCT GTGCAGTGGTCAGAGCCGTGGCTTATTGCCGGTTTAGTGTTTCACATTGTGTGTCTGTCCTTGACTGTGTTGACGTGCAAGTATTACAGAGCTCAGATCTGCCACTTCCTCCTCATAG TTGGCTTGGTATACAGTGCAGAATATTTAAATGAGCTAGCAGCCATGAACTGGAG GTCTTTTTCCCAATTCCAGTACTTTGATTCTAAAGGCATGTTCATATCACTCGTCTTCTCCATTCCGCTTCTCTTCAACGCCATTATTATTGTG ACGGTGTGGTTGTACAAGACCTTCTCCACCATGGCTGAGCTGAAGACGCTGCAACTCAAGCAGAAGGCGCGGCGACAAGACAGAACaaagactgactga
- the LOC131106789 gene encoding required for drug-induced death protein 1-like: protein MKPKGVPWRTLLPRDTETGQYQRHVDCVEECDRDEINTSCREMPGVAFLTGRYKALIEEDIRFKEEKKKRKKEKYKKVKKNVGKALRSTWKCFMLGLHNFALGYSTPIAVAATFMPDFNPGRSTT from the exons ATGAAGCCCAAAGGTGTTCCATGGAGGACGCTGCTGCCCAGAGATACAGAGACGGGACAGTACCAGCGACATGTGGACTGTGTGGAGGAGTGCGACCGTGATGAGATCAACACGAGTTGCAGGGAGATGCCGGGAGTGGCTTTCCTAACGGGACGCTACAAGGCGCTCATTGAGGAAGATATCCGATTtaaagaggagaagaagaagaggaagaaggaaaagtacaaaaaagtcAAGAAG AATGTTGGAAAGGCACTGCGTTCCACATGGAAATGCTTCATGCTGGGACTGCACAATTTTGCACTGGGCTACTCGACTCCCATTGCAGTGGCTGCCACCTTCATGCCTGACTTCAACCCGGGAAGAAGCACAACATAA
- the si:dkey-119f1.1 gene encoding structural maintenance of chromosomes protein 6-like — translation MSKRKSSPVSVNPHKRAKPVEHDEEEEEAVGKKGDHGTHKGGSRFSKQVASGGQMVSDAGIVESITLKNFMCHALLGPFTFGPNVNFVVGSNGSGKSAVLTALIVSLGGNAQATNRGASLKGFVKEGESTADVSITLRNKGRDAFKPEVYGPAIIIDVKLTRDGVRTYKIKSKTGHIISSKKEELESILDNFNIQVNNPVSVLTQEMSKYFLHSKGEGDKYRFFMKATQLEQMKDDFVHIKTTKRLTEDKVEQHGECLKELKRKSQEKEDRYKNLASLDEMQTKLEELQKQMAWAMVSETEKDLEPVREKLQADKCSTEKYDEKVKECKNKVKESEKIYKHIQEQLEGITQQVQELQPKCAELKAEAQKRNALLKSSEVTVHRCNTNVRVLEKDKAQLSSRINDLKLSITQISGSESKAKAERMQQIETELEDLTHQITTLDQQIDQYQHASHRAKEEHGKLKKEHNLLSHSIEAKTKNLRTMEDSRSNRLRRFGEHMPALLNAIQEAHKRGLFKHRPRGPLGHLITLKDPELALAIEVCLKSLLQAFTCDNYDDEKVLKGLMDKVFPGGRRPPIITGQFITHVYDTRKRAVNHPDYPSVLQALEIEDPIVTNCLIDQKSIESILLIKNRTEARQVMQSRHPPPNCHQAFSKDGDQIFTDRSYTAEQTRANYLSGDVEEEIRHLQRELENQKAQASTLQHEIKKLDDDIRQNERLEKRAHSEQKNANDKSTKLKLELSDLENMEEPQMEDLKPLEEDLQEIVAKISSKRTEYEEMLAQMSELKVSYEKAEQEYRQHKERISTITEDADSIKEELIKADQDVVRCKHHKKHYDEKRSAHLQSIQELEATLKSKEQDLQDDISKAKQICPERLDVCRTARSLDTEISRLRKKIDDQEKQEGDRLEIIRQYQEALVEYKNMAQQMKNLKMFINSLDTVMKKRLQAYTELRRSLTARCKCYFDSMLAQRGYMGSMTFDHKNETLSISVQPGKGNTADMSNMRSLSGGERSFSTVCFVLSLWAITEAPFRCLDEFDVYMDMVNRRISMDMMLKVADGQRYRQFIFLTPQSMSSLPESTLIRILRLKDPDRDQNSERKENKV, via the exons ATGTCAAAGAGGAAAAGTAGTCCTGTTAGTGTCAATCCCCACAAACGGGCCAAACCAGTGGAACAtgacgaagaggaggaggaagcagtgGGAAAGAAAGGTGATCACGGCACTCATAAAGGAGGGTCTCGATTTAGTAAACAG GTGGCAAGTGGCGGACAGATGGTTAGTGATGCAGGGATCGTGGAAAGCATCACACTGAAGAACTTCATGTGCCACGCCCTCTTAGGACCTTTTACTTTTGGACCCAATGTCAACTTTGTTGTCGGCAGCAATGGAA GTGGAAAGAGCGCCGTCCTGACTGCCCTCATAGTCTCATTAGGTGGGAACGCACAGGCCACAAACAGGGGAGCATCTCTCAAGGGTTTTGTGAAGGAAGGTGAAAG CACGGCTGATGTATCCATCACACTGCGCAACAAAGGAAGGGACGCCTTCAAACCCGAGGTGTATGGTCCAGCCATCATTATAGATGTGAAGCTAACCCGTGATGGAGTGAGAACGTATAAAATAAAGAGCAAAACCG GCCATATTATCTCCAGCAAAAAGGAAGAGCTTGAGTCTATTCTGGACAATTTTAATATTCAG GTCAACAATCCTGTGTCAGTTCTCACCCAAGAGATGAGCAAATACTTCCTACACTCCAAAGGGGAAGGGGACAAATACAGG TTTTTCATGAAAGCCACACAACTGGAGCAGATGAAAGATGACTTTGTGCACATTAAAACTACCAAACGTCTCACTGAAGATAAAGTGGAGCAACACGGTGAG TGCTTGAAAGAGCTCAAGAGAAAGTCCCAGGAGAAAGAGGACAGATACAAGAACCTGGCATCGCTTGACGAGATGCAAACCAAGCTGGAGGAATTACAGAAGCAGATGGCCTGGGCGATG GTGTCTGAGACGGAGAAAGACTTGGAACCAGTAAGAGAGAAGCTGCAGGCGGACAAATGTTCCACtgaaaaatatgatgaaaaagtgAAAGAATGCAAG AACAAGGTCAAGGAGTCTGAGAAGATATACAAACACATCCAGGAACAGTTGGAAGGGATCACACAACAGGTCCAGGAGCTCCAACCCAAATGTGCTGAGTTGAAGGCCGAAGCACAGAAACGGAATGCCCTACTCAAGTCCAGTGAG GTCACAGTCCACAGATGCAACACTAACGTGAGGGTCCTAGAAAAGGACAAGGCCCAGCTGTCCTCCAGGATAAATGATCTGAAGCTGAG CATCACTCAGATAAGTGGGTCAGAAAGCAAGGCCAAGGCGGAGCGTATGCAACAAATAGAGACCGAACTGGAAGATCTGACTCACCAGATCACAACACTGGATCAGCAGATCGATCAGTATCAACACGCCTCCCATCGTGCAAAGGAGGAGCATGGAAAATTAAA GAAAGAGCACAACCTACTCAGTCATTCCATAGAAGCCAAAACTAAGAATTTGCGCACCATGGAAGACAGTCGATCCAATCGGCTGCGGCGCTTTGGGGAGCACATGCCCGCGCTGCTCAATGCCATCCAGGAGGCTCACAAAAGAGGCCTCTTCAAGCACAGACCCCGAGGACCTCTAG GTCACCTTATCACTCTGAAGGACCCAGAGCTGGCTCTCGCCATAGAAGTGTGTCTGAAAAGTCTTCTGCAGGCCTTCACTTGTGACAATTACGATGATGAGAAAGTGCTGAAGGGGCTCATGGACAAAGTGTTTCCGGGGGGCCGTCGGCCTCCCATTATCACCGGTCAATTTATCACACATGTCTATGATACAAGAAAGAG GGCGGTGAATCACCCGGACTATCCCTCTGTGCTTCAAGCTCTAGAAATCGAGGACCCAATTGTGACCAACTGCCTGATCGATCAGAAAAGTATCGAGAGCATTTTGCTTATTAAG AATCGCACCGAGGCTCGACAAGTGATGCAGTCCAGACACCCTCCTCCCAACTGCCACCAGGCTTTCTCCAAGGACGGCGATCAGATCTTCACCGACCGCAGTTACACAGCCGAGCAGACTCGAGCCAACTACCTCTCTGGAGATGTCGAGGAAGAGATACG ACACCTGCAGAGAGAGCTGGAGAACCAAAAAGCTCAGGCGTCGACTTTGCAGCACGAAATCAAGAAGTTAGATGACGACATCAGGCAGAACGAGAGGCTGGAGAAGAGAGCCCATTCAGAGCAGAAGAATGCCAAT GATAAATCCACAAAGTTAAAACTGGAGCTCTCTGACCTAGAGAATATGGAAGAGCCTCAGATGGAGGACCTCAAGCCACTG GAGGAGGATCTTCAGGAGATCGTCGCTAAGATCTCATCAAAAAGGACAGAGTACGAGGAGATGCTAGCTCAGATGAGCGAGCTCAAAGTGTCCTACGAGAAGGCGGAGCAAGAGTACAGGCAGCACAAGGAACGCATCAGTACCATCACTGAGGACGCCGACTCAATCAAG GAGGAGCTGATCAAAGCGGACCAGGACGTGGTGAGATGCAAGCATCACAAGAAGCACTATGACGAGAAACGCAGCGCCCATCTGCAAAGCATCCAGGAGTTGGAAGCCACGCTGAAGAGCAAGGAGCAGGACCTTCAG GATGACATTTCCAAAGCCAAACAGATTTGTCCGGAGCGCCTGGATGTGTGTCGGACCGCCAGGAGTTTAGACACAGAGATCAGCCGCCTCAGGAAGAAGATCGACGACCAGGAGAAGCAGGAGGGGGACCGCTTGGAGATTATCAG GCAGTACCAGGAGGCGCTGGTGGAGTACAAGAACATGGCTCAGCAAATGAAGAACCTCAAGATGTTCATCAATAGCCTGGATACTGTTATGAAAAAAAGACTTCAGGCTTACACTGAACTCAGAAG GTCCCTGACTGCAAGGTGTAAATGTTACTTTGACAGCATGCTGGCCCAGAGGGGCTACATGGGAAGCATGACCTTTGACCACAAGAACGAAACCCTCTCCATCTCT GTGCAACCGGGTAAAGGAAACACGGCCGACATGAGCAACATGCGCTCTCTGTCGGGGGGCGAGCGCTCCTTCTCCACAGTCTGCTTTGTGCTCTCTCTCTGGGCCATCACTGAGGCGCCTTTCCGCTGCCTGGATGAATTTGATGTTTACATG GACATGGTGAACAGAAGGATCTCAATGGACATGATGCTGAAAGTGGCTGACGGCCAACGTTACAGACAATTCATTTTCCTGACGCCACAGAGCATGAG TTCTCTTCCAGAGAGTACACTAATCAGAATCCTCCGTCTCAAGGATCCTGATAGGGACCAAAACTCAGAACGCAAGGAAAATAAGGTGTGA